The following are from one region of the Klebsiella aerogenes genome:
- a CDS encoding YfbU family protein, protein MEMTNAQRLILSNQYKMMTMLDPDNAERYRRLQTIIERGYGLQMRELDREFGQLTEETCRTVIDIMEMYHALHVSWTNLKDTAGIDERRVTFLGFDVATEARYLGYVRFMVNVEGRYSHFDAGTHGFNSQTPMWEKYQRMLAAWHSCPRQYHLSNNEINQIINA, encoded by the coding sequence ATGGAAATGACCAATGCGCAGCGTCTGATTTTGTCCAATCAGTACAAGATGATGACTATGCTCGACCCGGACAACGCCGAACGTTACCGCCGTCTACAAACCATCATCGAGCGTGGATATGGGTTACAAATGCGCGAACTGGATCGCGAATTCGGCCAGTTGACGGAAGAAACCTGCCGAACCGTTATCGATATCATGGAGATGTATCACGCGCTGCACGTCTCGTGGACCAACCTGAAAGACACGGCCGGTATTGATGAACGTCGGGTGACGTTCCTCGGCTTCGATGTGGCGACGGAAGCTCGCTACCTCGGCTATGTGCGCTTTATGGTCAATGTGGAAGGGCGTTACAGCCACTTCGACGCCGGTACCCATGGCTTTAACTCACAGACGCCGATGTGGGAAAAATATCAGCGGATGCTTGCCGCCTGGCACTCCTGCCCACGTCAGTATCACTTAAGCAATAACGAAATTAACCAAATTATCAATGCCTGA
- a CDS encoding sugar phosphatase: MQCKGFLFDLDGTLVDSLPVVERSWCKWGDRFAIPHDEILGFIHGKQAITSIRHFMPGRSEEDIQAEFRFLEQIEATDIEGIVALPGALVLLNTLNEAGIPWAIVTSGSVPVAHARHRAAGLPMPEVFVTAEQVKHGKPAPDAYLLGAELLGLPANQCAVVEDAPAGLLSGLAAGCRTIAVNVPADAPRLDEADLILATLENLVVERRAEGLVKVSLKA; the protein is encoded by the coding sequence GTGCAGTGTAAAGGTTTCCTGTTCGATCTAGACGGGACGCTGGTGGATTCTTTGCCGGTGGTGGAACGCTCATGGTGCAAGTGGGGCGATCGTTTCGCCATTCCACACGATGAAATTCTCGGTTTTATTCACGGCAAGCAGGCCATTACCTCTATTCGCCATTTTATGCCGGGGCGCAGCGAGGAGGATATTCAGGCCGAGTTCCGCTTTCTTGAGCAGATTGAAGCCACTGATATCGAAGGTATTGTCGCACTGCCGGGCGCGTTAGTCTTGCTGAATACACTTAATGAAGCCGGGATCCCTTGGGCTATCGTGACTTCCGGTTCGGTTCCCGTCGCTCACGCGCGCCACCGCGCGGCGGGCTTGCCGATGCCGGAAGTGTTCGTGACCGCCGAGCAGGTTAAGCATGGCAAACCGGCGCCGGATGCGTACCTGCTGGGCGCTGAACTTCTGGGATTACCGGCGAACCAATGCGCGGTAGTCGAAGATGCACCTGCGGGGCTGCTTTCCGGGCTGGCCGCCGGCTGCCGAACGATTGCCGTTAACGTTCCTGCTGATGCGCCGCGCCTCGATGAAGCGGACTTGATCCTGGCGACTCTGGAAAACCTGGTCGTTGAGCGACGGGCAGAGGGGCTGGTTAAGGTAAGCCTTAAAGCATGA
- a CDS encoding SLC13 family permease → MNGELIWVLSLLAIAVVLFATGKVRMDAIALMVIVAFVLSDTLTLSEAFSGFSDPNVILIAALFIIGDGLVRTGVATKMGSWLVKAAGNSETKMLVYLMLTVAGLGAFMSSTGVVAIFIPVVLSVSLRMNTSPSRLMMPLSFAGLISGMMTLVATPPNLVVNSELLREGLHGFSFFSVTPIGLVVLVLGIVYMLAMRFMLKGEDDNAARDGRKKSTFRDLIKEYQLTGRARRLAIRPGSPMIGQRLDDLKLRERYCANVIGVERWRRFRRVIVNVNGVSEFRARDVLLIDMSASDVDLRQFCGEQMLEPMVLRGEYFSDQALDVGMAEVSLIPDSELIGKTVREMAFRTRFGLNIVGLKRDGKALDGAVVDEQLQLGDIMLVVGNWRQIAMLAKRGRDFVVLNMPVEVNDASPAHSQAPHAIFCLVLMVALMLTDEIPNPIAAIIACLLMGKFRCINAESAYKAIHWPSIILIVGMMPFALALQKTGGVDLVVQGLMDVAGSRGPYLMLGCLFVMCAAIGLFISNTATAVLMAPIALAAAKSMGVSPYPFAMVVAMAASAAFMTPVSSPVNTLVLGPGKYSFSDFVKIGVPFTVLVMVVCVLLIPVLFPF, encoded by the coding sequence GTGAACGGTGAATTGATTTGGGTGTTATCGCTACTGGCGATTGCCGTGGTGTTGTTTGCTACCGGTAAAGTGCGCATGGATGCCATCGCGCTGATGGTGATTGTCGCGTTTGTGCTCAGCGATACGCTCACCCTCAGTGAGGCCTTCTCCGGTTTTAGCGATCCTAACGTGATCCTGATCGCTGCGTTGTTTATTATCGGCGACGGTCTGGTGCGTACAGGCGTCGCGACCAAAATGGGCTCCTGGCTGGTCAAGGCGGCGGGTAATAGCGAAACTAAAATGCTGGTGTACCTGATGCTCACCGTCGCCGGGTTGGGGGCGTTTATGAGTTCAACCGGCGTAGTGGCGATTTTTATCCCGGTGGTCCTGAGCGTCTCGCTACGCATGAATACCTCGCCGTCGCGTCTGATGATGCCGTTGAGTTTCGCCGGGCTGATTAGCGGCATGATGACGCTGGTGGCGACGCCGCCAAACCTGGTGGTCAACAGTGAACTGCTGCGCGAAGGGCTGCACGGATTTAGCTTTTTCAGCGTGACCCCAATTGGTCTGGTGGTGTTGGTATTAGGTATCGTCTATATGCTGGCGATGCGTTTTATGCTCAAGGGCGAAGATGACAATGCCGCTCGCGATGGGCGTAAGAAAAGCACTTTTCGCGATTTAATCAAAGAATATCAACTTACCGGTAGGGCACGCCGCCTGGCGATCCGTCCGGGCTCGCCGATGATCGGCCAGCGCCTTGATGACTTAAAACTGCGTGAGCGGTACTGCGCCAACGTGATCGGTGTTGAGCGCTGGCGGCGTTTTCGCCGAGTGATCGTTAACGTCAATGGGGTTTCTGAGTTCCGCGCCCGAGACGTGCTGCTGATTGATATGTCGGCCTCCGACGTCGATTTACGCCAGTTTTGCGGTGAACAGATGCTCGAGCCGATGGTGCTGCGCGGCGAATACTTTTCCGATCAGGCGCTGGACGTCGGCATGGCCGAGGTATCGTTAATCCCCGATTCCGAGCTGATTGGCAAGACGGTGCGCGAGATGGCCTTTCGTACCCGCTTTGGCCTGAATATCGTCGGCCTGAAGCGCGATGGCAAAGCGCTTGATGGCGCAGTGGTCGATGAACAGCTGCAGTTAGGCGATATCATGCTGGTGGTTGGCAACTGGCGGCAGATCGCCATGCTGGCGAAGCGCGGTCGCGATTTTGTGGTGCTGAATATGCCGGTTGAGGTTAACGACGCTTCGCCCGCCCACAGCCAGGCGCCACACGCGATATTCTGTCTGGTATTGATGGTGGCGCTGATGCTTACCGATGAAATCCCTAACCCGATCGCCGCGATTATCGCCTGTCTGTTGATGGGCAAATTCCGCTGTATTAACGCCGAAAGCGCCTACAAGGCAATACACTGGCCGAGCATTATTTTGATTGTCGGTATGATGCCGTTCGCTCTGGCGCTGCAGAAAACCGGCGGCGTAGACCTGGTGGTACAAGGGTTGATGGACGTGGCGGGGAGCAGAGGGCCGTACCTGATGCTGGGCTGTCTGTTCGTGATGTGTGCGGCAATTGGTTTGTTTATCTCAAATACCGCGACGGCGGTGTTGATGGCGCCGATCGCCCTGGCGGCGGCCAAATCGATGGGCGTGTCGCCTTATCCGTTTGCGATGGTGGTGGCGATGGCAGCCTCGGCGGCATTCATGACCCCGGTCTCTTCGCCAGTCAATACGCTGGTGCTTGGGCCGGGCAAGTACTCATTCAGCGACTTTGTCAAAATCGGCGTCCCCTTTACCGTATTGGTCATGGTGGTCTGTGTACTGCTGATCCCAGTGCTATTCCCGTTTTAA